GCAAGCGCGGCCAGGGCCACCTGTGCCTGGAGTCCTTCGGGAACGTGGCGACGCCCAACTTCCGCCGCGCGGACAGTGACGTCTTCGGCTTCGCCGGCACCGGCACCTTCGCCGAGGAGATGGTGGTGCCCGCCGCGTGCGCCGTGCCGATACCCGACGACCTGCCCTACGACATCGCCGCCCTGATCGGCTGCGGCGTGACCACCGGGCTCGGCGCGGCGATCAACACCGCGAAGGTCGAGGCGGGTTCCTCGGTCGCGGTCATCGGCTGCGGCGGCGTCGGCATCTCCGTCATCCAGGGCGCCAAGGTGCAGGGCGCGGCGCAGGTCGTCGCCGTCGACCCGGTCGCCTCGCGCCGCGAGGCGGCGCTCCGGTTCGGGGCGACGGAGGCGGTCGCGCCGGACGCCTTCGGCGACGCCAAGAACCGGATCACCGCCGGGGAGGGCTTCGACTACGTCTTCGAGGTGGTAGGCAAGTCGGCGACGACCCGGACCGCGTACGAGATGACCCGGCGCGGCGGCTCCGTCGTGGTCGTCGGCGCGGGAGCGCTGGACGACGACTACTCGGTCAACATGTTCTCGCTCTTCTTCGACGAGAAGAAGATCCTGCCCTCGATGTACGGGGGCGGTGACGTGCTCCGCTCCTACGAGCGCACCATCGCGCTGTGGCGGGCCGGCCGGGTGGACCTGGCGAGCCTGATCACGCACCGGGTGCGGCTCGGGGAGATCAACGACGCCCTCGACCAGATGCGTACGGGCGTGGCCCTGCGCACCTGCATCGAACTCTGAGCCGGACGAGAGGAACGCGGGAGATGTCACTGCCACATGAGCGGCCGCTCGAGGGGCTCAGCGCCCTCGTCACGGGCGCGGGCCGCGGGCTCGGCCGGGCCGAGGCGATCGAACTGGCGCGGCTCGGGGCGAGCGTGGTCGTCAACGACTTCGGCCAGCCCGGCCGCGACGGTTCCGGGGAGGCGTCGGCGGCCCCGGCGCAGGAGGTGGCCGAGGAGATCCGGGCCGCGGGCGGACAGGCGGTGGCCCACCTCGGTGACGTGGCCGACTTCGAGCAGGCGCGCGAGCTGGTGGAACTGGCGGTCGCCAGCTTCGGAAAGCTCGACGTCCTGGTCAACAACGCGGGCATCCTGCGGGACCGGATGGTCTTCTCCATGTCGGAGGAGGAGTGGGACTCGGTGATACGGGTCCACCTCAAGGGCCACTTCAACACCACCCACTTCGCCTCCGTGCACTGGCGGGAGCGGTCGAAGGCGGCCGGCGGCCCGGTGTACGGCCGGATCGTCAACACCTCCTCCGAGGCCTTCCTCGGCGGCAGCGCCGGCCAGCCGAACTACGCGGCGGCCAAGGGCGGAATCGTGGGCCTGACCACCTCGACCGCCCTGGCCCTGGCCAAGTACGG
This Streptomyces sp. NBC_00539 DNA region includes the following protein-coding sequences:
- a CDS encoding alcohol dehydrogenase catalytic domain-containing protein encodes the protein MRAALQSEIGQDKLEVVEDMEAVGFGPGKVRIRIKATGLCHSDLSAMSGVLPQPAPFIPGHEGSGDVVDVGDGVTTHEIGDRVLVCWLPPCGHCPACKRGQGHLCLESFGNVATPNFRRADSDVFGFAGTGTFAEEMVVPAACAVPIPDDLPYDIAALIGCGVTTGLGAAINTAKVEAGSSVAVIGCGGVGISVIQGAKVQGAAQVVAVDPVASRREAALRFGATEAVAPDAFGDAKNRITAGEGFDYVFEVVGKSATTRTAYEMTRRGGSVVVVGAGALDDDYSVNMFSLFFDEKKILPSMYGGGDVLRSYERTIALWRAGRVDLASLITHRVRLGEINDALDQMRTGVALRTCIEL
- a CDS encoding 3-oxoacyl-ACP reductase is translated as MSLPHERPLEGLSALVTGAGRGLGRAEAIELARLGASVVVNDFGQPGRDGSGEASAAPAQEVAEEIRAAGGQAVAHLGDVADFEQARELVELAVASFGKLDVLVNNAGILRDRMVFSMSEEEWDSVIRVHLKGHFNTTHFASVHWRERSKAAGGPVYGRIVNTSSEAFLGGSAGQPNYAAAKGGIVGLTTSTALALAKYGVTANAICPRARTRMTEDVFTGFQEPEEGKLDALAPEHVSPLVGYLASPAAAKVNGQLFVVHGGIVAVMERPKVAAKFDTSKEAFTFEELDGLLTSHYDSRPPNETFAAAEVLGLKHD